A genome region from Gigantopelta aegis isolate Gae_Host chromosome 3, Gae_host_genome, whole genome shotgun sequence includes the following:
- the LOC121391031 gene encoding serine/threonine-protein kinase PSK1-like, with product MGQSFIKSGSRRASLYECSEEELVETISNKEAVSRGSNKQLTESNTGETAVDKGSENQLVKSTLHKAAVTKDEGSKHHSVKSTSHKAAVNKDEGSENQLVKSTSHKAAVTKDEGSKHSVKSTSHKAAVNKDEGSKHHSVKSTSHKAAVNKDEGSKHKSVKSTSHKAAENEGSKSQIIKSTSQKLALITSTSHKAAVNKDEGSKNQLVTSTSYKAAVGEGSKNHLVKSTSHNVGAHETFKEQVVKIISDKSTVDKSTDDCKEQLHTTVFEKPTVDKGCSEQLVSWSTGETAMGNYLHQSKSRLAAVTAAHSSGASDEHSSRRTSHDHLDTVKRGYDLKRKYSLGDPLGKGGFGTVMSAVRKQDKVQVAVKFIPNKGVKEWAYMDKHYVPMEVCLLKKLEHVSGVIHMIDFYEYPRSFAVVLERLESVVDLFEYITERTHLLEDEARDFFQQVVEIISDVHEAGVHHGDIKDENILVTPNGRLKLIDFGSGSFLQNKYEHRATGTILYSPPEWIKEHKYINLPATVWSLGILLYIMVCGQMPFKKEQDILTSRFALIYEVSDAVEDLIRRCLTVCVKERISFDKIHEHPWLKRRSNISLSQTSMCGTSFDHDTLRSSRASSLISQEITNSSKMDNITNNNK from the exons ATGGGACAGTCGTTTATCAAATCCGGCTCTCGTAGAGCGAGTTTATATGAATGTTCCGAAGAAGAGCTCGTCGAAACGATATCAAACAAAGAAGCCGTGAGTCGAGGTTCAAACAAACAGTTAACTGAATCGAATACGGGCGAAACAGCTGTGGATAAAGGTTCCGAAAATCAGTTAGTCAAATCCACATTGCATAAAGCAGCTGTAACTAAAGATGAAGGTTCCAAACATCATTCAGTCAAATCCACATCACATAAAGCAGCTGTAAATAAAGATGAAGGTTCCGAAAATCAGTTAGTCAAATCCACATCGCATAAAGCAGCTGTAACTAAAGATGAAGGTTCCAAACATTCAGTCAAATCCACATCACATAAAGCAGCTGTAAATAAAGATGAAGGTTCCAAACATCATTCAGTCAAATCCACATCGCATAAAGCAGCTGTAAATAAAGATGAAGGTTCCAAACATAAATCGGTTAAATCCACATCACATAAAGCAGCTGAGAATGAAGGTTCCAAAAGTCAGATAATCAAATCCACATCGCAAAAATTAGCTTTAATCACATCCACATCGCATAAAGCAGCTGTAAACAAAGATGAAGGTTCCAAAAATCAGTTGGTCACATCCACATCGTataaagcagctgtgggtgaaGGTTCCAAAAATCATTTAGTCAAATCCACATCGCATAATGTAGGTGCGCATGAAACTTTCAAAGAACAGGTTGTCAAAATTATATCGGACAAATCTACAGTCGATAAATCAACTGATGATTGCAAAGAACAGTTACATACAACGGTTTTCGAAAAACCAACCGTTGATAAAGGTTGCAGTGAACAGTTAGTCAGTTGGAGTACAGGTGAGACAGCCATGGGAAATTATTTACATCAGTCAAAATCGCGCCTCGCAGCTGTCACGGCTGCCCACTCCAGTGGTGCTTCAGATGAACACAGCTCACGCAGGACATCACATGATCACCTGGACACGG tGAAAAGGGGGTATGATTTGAAGAGGAAATACAGTTTAGGTGACCCCTTGGGAAAGGGTGGATTTGGCACAGTGATGTCTGCCGTCCGAAAACAAGACAAAGTTCAA GTGGCAGTAAAATTCATTCCCAATAAAGGTGTCAAAGAATGGGCATAT ATGGATAAACATTATGTACCTATGGAGGTCTGTCTGCTGAAAAAGCTTGAGCACGTGTCGGGTGTTATTCACATGATAGACTTTTACGAGTACCCGCGCAGTTTCGCGGTCGTGCTTGAAAGACTAGAGTCAGTAGTCGACTTGTTTGAATACATCACAGAAAGAACTCATTTACTCGAAGACGAGGCGAGGGACTTTTTCCAACAGGTTGTTGAAATCATTTCAGACGTTCACGAGGCCGGTGTGCACCACGGAGACATTAAAGATGAAAACATACTCGTGACCCCAAATGGACGGTTAAAACTCATTGACTTTGGTTCAGGGTCTTTCTTGCAGAACAAGTATGAACATAGAGCTACGG GTACTATATTGTATAGTCCACCGGAATGGATCAAGGAgcataaatacattaatttgcCAGCAACCGTTTGGTCTTTGGgtattttattgtacattatGGTGTGTGGCCAGATGCCTTTTAAGAAGGAGCAAGACATCTTGACATCCAGATTCGCATTGATATATGAAGTATCTGAtg cAGTCGAAGACCTAATTCGGCGGTGTCTTACTGTCTGTGTTAAAGAACGTATATCTTTTGATAAGATACACGAACACCCTTGGCTGAAAAGAAGAAGTAACATTTCATTGTCTCAAACATCAATGTGTGGAACTTCATTCGACCATGACACGTTGCGCTCGAGCCGGGCCTCTTCTCTTATATCCCAGGAAATTACTAACAGCTCTAAAATGGACaacataacaaataataataaataa